One stretch of Amycolatopsis sp. NBC_00345 DNA includes these proteins:
- a CDS encoding SGNH/GDSL hydrolase family protein, with protein MIETPLPSPLVRIEGAAEVLPVDGGVRPSRLPAAALRQAPTPFFALVAAATAGIRLRLRTAATTLELATVLTRAAVPGVGTLPAVFDLFVDGDRVARVPAEGGAVIGLEAPASGSDDDARQVIRFAGLAAREKDVEIWLPHTALCDVHSVRADAPLIEPPPSTAPRWIHYGSSISHCIEAEGPSDTWPAAAARATGLDHVNLGFAGNAMLDPFVARAIRDQSADVISLKIGANIAEQATMRVRTFLPAVHGFLDTIRETHPDTPVIVLSPIISPVMEELGGPVVYDGGVTRTLGTRLDLEHGALNLRIVRELLAELVAARVAEGEALTYVDGRELLGEPEDLHDGIHPSAPAYLRMGARFAKVLTGQGFGQS; from the coding sequence AGCCGACTCCCGGCCGCGGCGCTGCGCCAGGCCCCGACGCCGTTCTTCGCGCTGGTCGCGGCCGCGACGGCCGGGATCAGGCTCCGCCTGCGCACGGCGGCGACCACGCTGGAGCTGGCGACCGTCCTGACCCGCGCCGCGGTGCCGGGCGTCGGCACGCTGCCCGCCGTATTCGACCTGTTCGTCGATGGCGACCGGGTCGCGCGGGTCCCGGCAGAGGGCGGCGCGGTGATCGGGCTCGAGGCCCCCGCTTCGGGCAGCGACGACGATGCCCGGCAGGTCATCCGGTTCGCGGGCCTGGCGGCGCGGGAGAAGGACGTCGAGATCTGGCTGCCGCACACCGCGCTCTGCGACGTGCACTCCGTCCGCGCCGACGCCCCGCTGATCGAGCCGCCGCCGTCGACCGCGCCGCGCTGGATCCACTACGGCTCGTCGATCAGCCACTGCATCGAGGCCGAAGGGCCCAGCGACACCTGGCCCGCGGCGGCCGCGCGCGCGACCGGGCTCGACCACGTGAACCTCGGCTTCGCCGGCAACGCCATGCTGGACCCGTTCGTCGCGCGGGCCATCCGCGACCAGTCCGCCGACGTGATCAGCCTGAAGATCGGCGCGAACATCGCCGAGCAGGCCACCATGCGCGTGCGCACCTTCCTGCCCGCGGTGCACGGTTTCCTCGACACGATCCGCGAGACGCACCCGGACACGCCCGTCATCGTCCTTTCGCCGATCATCTCCCCGGTCATGGAGGAGCTCGGCGGCCCGGTGGTGTACGACGGCGGCGTGACTAGGACGCTCGGCACCCGCCTCGACCTCGAACACGGTGCGCTGAACCTGCGGATCGTCCGGGAGCTGCTGGCGGAGCTGGTCGCCGCGCGTGTGGCCGAGGGCGAGGCGCTCACCTACGTCGACGGCCGCGAGCTGCTCGGCGAGCCCGAAGACCTCCACGACGGCATTCACCCGAGCGCGCCCGCGTACCTGCGGATGGGCGCGCGGTTCGCGAAAGTGCTTACGGGCCAGGGTTTCGGCCAGTCATGA